DNA sequence from the Alteribacter lacisalsi genome:
AAACGTATGTATGTTCCTGTTATCATGATGCCCAATTATACCATAAAAGCGATCATCCGTTCGCTTTCACTTTGTCTCAAACGGTCTTTTAGATAAGCTGTTTTCGGAACGATTGTTGTTTTAAAACGCTACAGGTCGACGCTTTCCGCGGGCAACGCCTAAGCCTTCTCGGGAAAAACAGCAGCAGGCACGCTCCCGTGGATAGGGAGACGTGCCTGCTTTATACTTTTACTGTAAGGACGAGGCCGCTTACCGTTCCTTTTTTGAAATCGCAAGTGCCTGACGGATGTCCTTAATCGAAGACACCTTTCCGTACATGAGTACGCCTCCTTTGTAAATCCGCGCCCCTATGAGGGCAAGGAGTACAATGGACACAGCCATCAGACCCATTCCAGCAGCCACTTCCCAGACCGGCAGTTCAAGCATCCCGACTCTTAGAAACATAACCATAGGTGTGAAAAATGGAATAAACGATGTGATGGTAATGATCGGTGAATCCGGTGCATTCAAACCAAACATGGAGATCAGGAAGGCCACCACAACAACCAGGGTCAGCGGTGTGATGACAATATTCACTTCCTCAGTTCTGCTCACCAGTGAACCAAGGACAGCGGAAATGGTTGCATAAAACAAGTAACCGAGGAGGAAAAAGACAAATGCATACACCAGCAGACCTGACGGTATGCCAGTGGCGATTTCCTCTGTATAACCGCCACTACCGGCATTGCCTGCCACCGATAATACCCCTACGGTAATGATCACTACATACTGGGTGATCCCAAGAAGGGCAATCCCGAAAATTTTAGCGAACATCTGTTTAACCGGCGACACACTGGAAACGAGAATTTCCATCACCCTGGATGTTTTCTCTGCTGCCACTTCCATGGCAATCATATTACCGTAGGCAAGGACAGAAAAATAAATCACGACCACAAGGGCATTTACAAGAAACCGTGCCTGGTTCAGTTCCTCCTGGGAGCGGGCTGTATCACTGACGGCTTCCGTTTCAAATGTGACAGGAGCATAGACCGCATCAAGAGCCGACTCATCAATCCCGAGGCGCGCCGCTGCCGCCTGGACTTTTACGGTCTGTACCGCTTGCCGCATCAGGGACGGAACGCGTTCATTGGCTATGGAACGTGCTTTATAGACTGCTTCTGGTAGCCCGTCGGCGCCTTCTGAAACAACGAGGAAGGCATCCAGTTCACCCTGGCTGGTCCTGTTTTCCGCTTCCTCCTCAGACATGTCACTGATCTCCGTCTCAACTCCGAGTGATTCAGCTTCGGCTGCAATCAGAGAGGAAAATTCCCTGTCCCGTTCTTCAATAATCGTAACCACCTGATCCCGGTCGCTGCCCGATTCAAAGGCTTCAAAGATCCGGTCAATGTTGGCGATCCCCACCACAATGACTGCTGTGATGATTGTAGAAAGAATAAACGACCTGGACTTCAGCTTCGTAAAAAAAGTGTGAAACAGAATAATAAAAAACTTATTCATAGGCAGCACCGGCCTTTTCAATAAATATGTCATTCAGGGACGGTTCTTCCAAGACAAATTTACGGACGAACCCTCTTCCCCCAAGGCCGCTGAAAATCCGGGCCGCCGTCAGTTCATCCTTCACTTCAATTCTCGCACCACCGCTAAAAGGCTGAAACCTTCCAACACCCTGCAGTTCTTTTAAAAACCCCAGATCAAAATCTGCTTCCACAATGAGATTTTTACGGCCGTAGGACCGCTTGATTTCTTTTAACTGCCCATTTACAACCGGCCTCCCCTTCTGGAGGATACACAAATACTCACAAAGCTCCTCCACATGCTCCATTCTGTGTGAAGAAAACACAATTGTAGTGCCGGATGCTTTAAGATCGAGCACGGCCTTTTTCAGCAGTTCCACATTAACCGGGTCAAGACCGCTGAATGGCTCATCAAGAATCAGCAGCTCCGGCTTATGTATGACTGCTGCGATGAACTGGATTTTCTGCTGATTCCCTTTTGATAACTCATCGATTTTTTTGTTTTTGTATTCCGGTACGTGAAATTTTTCAAGCCATTCGTCGAGTTCATCAAGCACTCGGCTTTTTTTCATCCCGCGCAGCCTTCCGAGATAGACGAGCTGCTCGGCTACCCTCATCTTCGGATAAAGACCTCGTTCCTCAGGAAGATAGCCGACGAGATGACTTGAATCGTACCCGATTTTCTTTTTCTTCCACGTGATTGATCCGCCGGTCTGATCAATCAGCCCCAGAATCATTCTGAACGTGGTTGTTTTCCCGGCACCGTTGGCCCCGAGCATACCGAACATTTCCCCCTCCGGTATGGTCAGGGAAAGGTTTTGTACTGCAGTAAATGCCCCGAAACGTTTCGTAACGTCCTCAAGCACAAGTGTCATGACGTTCTGCCCCGCTTCCTCATATATTCTACTTTCTACTTTACCAGACAAAGGTGGACGATGCCTATTTTACGGGAGTTGAAAGAACAGCCCCGGAGCGCTAAAATAAATGTTAAGAAACAAACGAAATTTCAGACTATATAAAAGGGGACGGGACCATAATGGCTAAATACTTTCTTACTGCTTATGACAAAAAAGGCAATCACCTTCTGAATGAAAGCTTTGAAGCAAAAGATGACAAAGAAGCGAAAGAAACAGGCGAAAAACGCCTTCTTGATGAAGGGCTTTCGAAAAACCCGACCCGGGTCGTCCGCGAATCGGGAGGACTCGTTCTGTTCCATCCTTAAACCGCTTCACTCTTTCTGCAGCTAAAAACCAGCAATGCCGTTCCTTTTAGGCAACGTGCTGGTTTTTTTCTGCTGCAGCCAGCCAAATGAACTTTTGCCAAGCAATATCGCTCGGTGCTGCTGAATTCTGCTTTTGACGCAGCTTCCTATAGCTACTTTTCGCCCATCGTATAAAAGGTGCCGGATACCTTGGCCAGTTCCCGTCCTTCCTCATCGCGAAGCATGCACTCGGCAAACTGGATTGTGCCGCCTCGTTTAGTGAAATAGGCTTCTGCTTCTATCTTCCCTTCCCGGGCCGTCCGGAAGAACTGGGTTTTCACTTCGAGTGAAACACTCGGGCTGCCAATCACCGAGGCACACAAGTGTGCCATGGCTGTGTCTGCGATATACATCACGATGCCCCCGTGCAGAAATCCGATCGGGTTGAACATCACTTCTGTAACCGGACACGTTATTTTCACTTTCTCTTCATCCTTCATATAGTTAAAGGAAAAATCAAGAAACGAATACAGAAATGTGGCATCTGTACCGACTTGATGGTTTTTCGCTGCCTGTATGGCTTTCTCGGATAGATGATTTGGATCCATGACTTATTTTCTCTCCTGTTCATGCCGGCTGACAAGACGCGTTACTGACGCTCAAGCTGGCCGCCTCGTTATTACTTTCACAAGTGTAGCCGAGTGCAGCCGTCGAGGTCAATGTTCCCGTCTGAGACGCAGCCGGAATGGGATATGGAAAAAGGATGACCCTGGTCGCTGCCAGGTCATCCTTCAAACCTTTTCTCATATCGAGTTAAACTATGAAAAACTCAAGTTCAGCTGTTTACGGAATACTTCTTTAATCATATATCCTACGCCATTTTGATCGTTGGACCTGGTTACCCAGTCTGCTGCATTTCTGACCGTTTCGGGAGCGTGACCCATCGCAACCCCAAGGCCGACCTGCTCAACCATCTCACGGTCATTTTCGTAGCTTCCTACTGCCACCATTTCAGACAGGCTGAACCCGAGCTTCTGACCGACGATCTGAAGACCTCTTGCTTTGGAAACAGAACCCTCTGTAATATCGATGCTCGACGGGTCGGAGGCGGTAAAGCGGCACCCTTCCAATGCTTCTTCAAGTTCCTCAAGAGCATCGGCACGCTCCATTTCGTTCCAGAAATGTGCCCGGATTTTCGGAACGGTCACCGGCTGGTCGATAATGTGATGACTCAGAGATTCCACAAAATTGACCCCGTAGAATAAAGGGTCGCCTACCCCCATATTCATTCTCGCAACGAGGTGATTCTTCTGTTTTATTCTATTGGCCAGCGCGTATTTTTCATGAAGAAGTCTGATATGACAATGATAGTTTTCAAGAATATCAACAATCTGGTAAACGCGGTCCGAGTCAATTCGCCTTACGAACATCGGCTCCTCCAGCGATGATCCTACGAATGCCCCGTCATGCGTGATCAGCTCATGATCTTCAATTTTCAGCGCTTTGGCAACCTTTCTTGCAGACGGGTACGTTCTGCCGGTTGCAAGCGTCACATATACACCTTTGTTTTTTACATATTCTACTGCTTCTTTCGTCTCCCGTGTAAGTTTGTGATTCGATTTTAACAGGGTCCCATCGATGTCCAACGCCAGTAAGCGATACGTCATTGCTGCCATCCCCCTTCATCTTCCTCAGCATGATTGGTTCATACTTATGTACTGGAAAAATTGAATAGAACAGGAAATGTCCTTTTTCAGGACAAAGTGCTTTAATATGAGAGCCGCTGCACAACCCCGAAAAAAACATAGAAAAAGACGCCCTCTTTAAAAGAGAGCGTCCTGTTGATGTGCTTTGGAATTACTGCTGGCCGCCTTCGCCCTGCTCGCCTTGAGCGCCGTAAAGCTCCTCAAGAGGCTCAGTGATGATCTTGTTGATGTCGCCGATCACCTGGCTCATACGCTGTTCAGCTTCCATCAGCTTTGAGATGGTTTCGTGCTGCTGCACGAGCTCAAACTGCTTCTGGGCGTTCTGAATTTCCTCTTCGGAAATCTGAGCTCCCTGCATTTGCTTCTGCTGAAGTTCCATCTGTACCTGACGGAAGTTGTCAAGCATCCGCTTTGCTACATCGTCGCTGTTTACGACTTCATGAAGCTCTTTCAGCTTGCCGAATTCTTCACTTTCTTTCAGGACGCGTGCAAGTTCGTGCGCTTGATCGTAAGGGTTAGCCATAGTTAAAAATCCTCCTAAATGTATTGTGTGCATGCATTGAATCCGAATAGTCAAACTCACAGTTAATGCGGGTAAGCCGGTTAGTCGTGATGCACACTTAACTGCTTCTTAACGACTATAACACACATAAGAGGGTGAGTTCATCCGTCAGCCCTCTTTTTCTTCGTTCCATCCATAATCTAAATTACAAAACGCATCAGTATGGTCAGCACTAACCTCAGGATTACAAAACGAAAAGAACGATCAGACCCTGAACCAGGCCTACCGAACCACCAATGACAGCCCCGAATAAGGTGATCATTTTCAGTTCCTGTTTTGCAATTGAGAGAATGATCTGCTCCAGTCTGGGGAGGGGAAAGCTGTTTACCTGGTCACGGACAATCTCGTCAATTTTCAAATTCAGCAGCATCCGCTGAAGATTTCTCTCTATGATCGCAGAGAGTGTTTCCAGCACAGCCGGCATCAGCGTATCGGTCAGTCTGCTTTCATATCGGTGGGCCCACTCCCCTAGCGGTTGGTCCCATTCACTTAATACAGGCACTTTACGTGCCACTTCTTGCGCCAGTTGTTCTGCTCGTTTCTCCCAGTTAAAGTCAGGAAGCAATTCATCAAGAGATTTTCCCTTTACCGAATTCCACTCCTTCATTAATTGCGTTTCAATGAACTCTCTTGCTTTTTCATCCTCCAGAAGTCGGAGAAGTTCATACTGAATACGTCCGGACACGGGGATGTTGCTGACCATCCGGCCTACCATTCCCCCGAAGCTCCCTTTTGTGGAAAAATACCGGTTGACCATTTCCTCAATTTTCTGCTTCCCCTCAGGAGAACGTACATATTCACGACCTTTTTGCAGGATTGTAGATGTGATTTCCGGAATTTTTGCCCGGCTTTGCACAAGTAATGGTTTTGGCAGCCATTCATCAAGAGGCGTACTTTTGTATTCATCCGCCGTTTTCAAAATAGATCTCGTAACAGCACCTGTAAAACGTGTACGTGTGTCTTCTGAAGACCAGTTCCCGCCTGACTGGCTGTACCACCAGCCTTCAAGTGTTTCCTCGCTCGAAGAGATTTCTTTTACTTTTCTGCGGAACCATGTACGCACTTCTTCAAGGAGAGTCTCGTCGAATAATTTACTCCGTACGCCTTCGACCGTAATCAAATGCCCGGTAACAAGGCTGCCAAGCTGGACCGCAATTTCGTCTCTTCGTTTCGGGATCAGTCCGGGGGTAAATGGCAGCTTCCATCTCCCGATATAAACCGGTTTGAAAGGCCGGAAAAGCATACGAATGGCAATGAGGTTTGTGAGGCCGCCTATGAATGCCCCGATCAGGATCATCATTAATATTACAGTTATCGTTTGCATCAGCATCACCCTAAGGAGTATTTGCACCATTAACTTCAGCGTTTCATAGTATACGGTATCCGCCCGCCCAGCCTTGTAATCAGCATGTCTTAGCGTACCAGGAACAGCCGGCAGGCGGGTAAAAGGAATCGTTTATCCTTTTATGTCATATAGAGTATCAAATGAGGGATGTCCATGACCCTTGATTTTACAAGACGAGAGCACAGCATCCGTTTCATCCAGCGGGATGACAGCGGTACAGCGCTTCGGCTGTTCATACCGGACAGCTTTGCAAAAGAGTTCGATTACAAGGAAGGTGACACTGTCACCATCAGGGCTGGCAAGTGGGAAAAAGAATTACAACTGATGCCTGTAAAAGACCTTCCTGCATTATGTTTCGGCATTCACTCATCACTATTCCCTTTCCCGCAACTGTTAAGCACCGATACCCCATTTCGTCTCGAACGGTATTTGAAACACGAGTGGCGGATCGGCCCGGTAGTCGGTCTGCTTGTAAACGATGCAGGCAGCAGTCCTCTGAGTTTCGGGGCATTGAGCGGGTTCGCAGAGGAAATGGCCCGTCATGCTGCCGAGCGGAACACTCTTTTTTTTGTTTACCCGTTCAACCAAATCTGGACACCAGCGGGAGGTTCCGGCTTCTTCCGGGATGGTGTGTCTTGGATTACAACGGATACGCCGCTTCCGGACGTTATTTACAACCGTCTTTCAACAGCGTCTAAAGAGCAGTCAGACGCTGGAAAATCCCTGTTCTCTCTATTAAAACAAAATCACGTTCCCTATTTCAACGAACGGTTTATTTATAAATGGGAAATGCATGAACTCCTCGCCAGACACGAGCACCTTCACCCTTTTCTTCCTGAGACGGTGCTTGCTTCCGACAGAGATGGTGTACTGAACATGACGAGAAAACACGGGCAGCTATATATAAAACCGGTACGCGGCCGTGAAGGAAACGGGATCATCCGTCTCACTTGCGAACCGGAAGGCCTTTGTGCGGAGTATCCATCGGACAGCGGCCGAGAGCCTCGAATATTTAGAACCTTTGATAAGTTCTACGAAGCATTGCGCCCCCGCCTGAAAAAGAAACCGTATCTTGTTCAGCAGGGCATTCCTCTTTTCACAGTTGATGATGGACTTACGGATATCCGTGTCCTTACTGTAAAAAACGAAGCCGGAGAGTGGCAAGCAGTCTCCAAAGTCGCCCGTTGCGGCGTAAAGGATCAAATTGTCTCCAACGTAGCCAAGGGAGGCGAACAAAGAAATGCGGCCGATGTTCTCACCGAGACATTCAGTGAACCATACGCTTTTCATCTTGCGCGTTTGTTAAATGAACTTGCCGTGGAAATTGCTTCGGCAATCGACAGCGAGCTTGGCAATACCGGGGTTTTCGGTGAATTCGGGATTGATATCGGGATCAGTGCCGATGGCCGGCCATGGATTCTGGAGGTGAATACGAAGCCTTCAAAATCCGCCGATCCATTCCATGATCAGACAGCCTCTGTCCGCCCTTCGGTAAAAACCCTGATCGCTTTTTCCCGCTGCCTGAGCGGTGTTTTTGATTAGCAAAAAGTTACAGTAAAGGAATGATAACTCATGAATATTGCTTTCGGCATATTACAGCTCTCTTCCGAGCAGGAAAAAGAGTATATTACCCAGATCGCACTCAGAGGCGCTGCCAGCCGGACCCCTGTCTATGTGTTTACTCCTGCAGACTGGGATCCTGAAACGAACCTTGTTCAGGGCCGAAAATTCGACCCGGCCTCCCTGTCCTTTCAGGAGGAAGAGTTTGTACTTCCCAAGATTATCTATGACCGCTGCTTTTACAACCGTTCAGATGAATCAAAAAAAGCAATGGCCCTCGTCAGACAAATGAAGGAAAGAACCATTTTTCTCGGTTACGGTCTGCCGGATAAGTGGAAGGTGTATGAATCCCTTGCGGCGAATCCAACACTTCAAGAGTACCTGCCGGAAACGAAACTGCTGAAGCCGTCTAACCTGATTACCATGCTAAAAAAGTTCAAAACAGTTCTGATTAAACCAGCCACAGGTTCAGGAGGCAAAGGGATTCATACTGTCACACGTACAAAAAGCGCGTTTATATGGACCGACGCCCATACAGGTCAGCAGACCTCCCACCGTTACACACCTGACGGGCTTCACGAAGAGCTTGTCCGTCGTACCGGAGGCCTCGCCTACCTGATCCAGCCGTTTCTGTCCTTGAAAAACGAAAATGATGCACCGTTTGATCTGCGCGTAGTTCTCAGGAAGAACCGGAGTGGCGTCTGGAATGAACTCGGCAGAGGGATCCGGAAAGGAAGCAGCGGGGGAATTGTTTCTAACCTGAATGCAGGCGGCACGATTGTGCCTTCGTCTGAATATACCTTCACACCTGATCAGCAGGAGCAGCTTGATACAATTCTCAGAACAATTGGGTCCTGTCTGGAAGACGCGCACCACCGCCTGTTTGAACTTGGTGTAGATTTTGGAATTGATGCTGAAGGGAATTTGTGGATCCTTGAAGTGAATTCAAAGCCTGGTTTACAGACGGTTCTTTATACAACCGGCCTGAAAGAAAGGATTCAGGTTTATGAAGGCCCTCTCGTTTCCTATTTGCATATCCGGAAATGGCTTCTCTCTAAGAACAAAAAGCACCGGAAAGGAGCACGAGCCGCCCATGAACAGAATCGTTAAACGGTGGAAAATAACCCATCATCCGAAAGCTTCAGTATTTCTCCCTTCGTCCTTTATGGAAGAGCAGAACCTGAGGGAAGGGGAGCCCTTTACCTTCCAGTTCGGCACAAAAGAATTGACGATTACTATTCGTCAAAGTGCTGTAAATGAATTTGAAATGAGTGAAGATGTTAAAGAGCGCCTTTATCTGCCTGTTCATGCTCCACTCGCTCTTCATGCAGACCGGCAGAGCCGGATTCTGGCAGCCGGTCCGCATATCGGGATCTATACGGCCGGGTTTACCCAGTCTCTCCTGCGGCCTGCCGGAGACCGTTCCTTCTTATTTTCAAAATATCTTATTGCGGCCCGTAAAGCCGGGATCAGCTGCTTTCTGTTTGGCGCCCCCCATATTCAGTGGGAAGACGGACTGGTAGAAGGCTATGTATATGATCAGGAGGGATGGAAAAAATCACTTCTCCCTCTTCCCGATGTTGTGTATGACCGGATCCCGAACCGGAAAACCGAAGCCCATCCAGGTTATTCTGAAGTAAGGGAGCGCCTTCAAAATGAGTATCAGATCCCCTGGTTTAATCCAGGGTTCTTTGACAAATGGAAGGTTCATCAGTCCATAAGCGGGACTGACGCTTCACGCTTTCTTCCTGAGACCATCCTGGGACCGGATACAGCAAAAGTGAAAGCTTTTCTTAATACCCATCACCACGTTTACATCAAACCGGCAAAAGGAAGTCTCGGGATCGGTATTCATCAGATCCTTTACGTTCCAGAAGAAAATATGTACTACTGCCGATTCCGTGATCATAATAAAAACCGGCTGCGCCGCTATAGTTCACTTCAACGCCTGTTAAAGAAACAGTTTCCTTCCGGATTAAGGCAGATGGTTGTACAGCAGGGGATCCAACTCCTGTCATCCGATCAGAAGCCGGTGGATTTCAGAATCCATACGAATAAAGACGAGCACGGACAGTGGCAGGTCAGTGCTTTCGCTGCAAAAATAGCCGGGATTGGCAGTGTTACAACCCATGTTAAAAGCGGTGGTAAAGTAAAGTCACTTCAGGAACTTAAACATGACACGGTCATAACAGATCGACAATACGAAGCATTGAAACAGGCTGCTCTGGAGATCAGTGAAACGATCGATCGTGAAATGGATGGTCATATCGGTGAAATCGGATTTGATTTCGGCATTGATACAAACGATCAGATATGGATGTTTGAAGCCAATTCCAAGCCCGGACGGTCAATTTTCAGCCATCCGAGTCTTAAACGCGACGACTACCATACCCGTCATCTTCCCTTTGCCTACGGCACCTATTTGTTTAAACAAATGCTCAGACGGGACACTCCGGTTTATTACCGATGATCATTCATTTTGATCAGGAAAAACAGGCATGGTATACCGAATCGCAAGAGGAAGGGCTTACCCTGGGTACCCTTCCCCTGCTTCCGGCGGGAGAAAAGCCGCTCACGGAAGGAACAGTATTTTTAACCGGAATGCGCGGTAACGAAGCTGGCCCCGTCATTGC
Encoded proteins:
- a CDS encoding ABC transporter permease translates to MNKFFIILFHTFFTKLKSRSFILSTIITAVIVVGIANIDRIFEAFESGSDRDQVVTIIEERDREFSSLIAAEAESLGVETEISDMSEEEAENRTSQGELDAFLVVSEGADGLPEAVYKARSIANERVPSLMRQAVQTVKVQAAAARLGIDESALDAVYAPVTFETEAVSDTARSQEELNQARFLVNALVVVIYFSVLAYGNMIAMEVAAEKTSRVMEILVSSVSPVKQMFAKIFGIALLGITQYVVIITVGVLSVAGNAGSGGYTEEIATGIPSGLLVYAFVFFLLGYLFYATISAVLGSLVSRTEEVNIVITPLTLVVVVAFLISMFGLNAPDSPIITITSFIPFFTPMVMFLRVGMLELPVWEVAAGMGLMAVSIVLLALIGARIYKGGVLMYGKVSSIKDIRQALAISKKER
- a CDS encoding ABC transporter ATP-binding protein; the protein is MTLVLEDVTKRFGAFTAVQNLSLTIPEGEMFGMLGANGAGKTTTFRMILGLIDQTGGSITWKKKKIGYDSSHLVGYLPEERGLYPKMRVAEQLVYLGRLRGMKKSRVLDELDEWLEKFHVPEYKNKKIDELSKGNQQKIQFIAAVIHKPELLILDEPFSGLDPVNVELLKKAVLDLKASGTTIVFSSHRMEHVEELCEYLCILQKGRPVVNGQLKEIKRSYGRKNLIVEADFDLGFLKELQGVGRFQPFSGGARIEVKDELTAARIFSGLGGRGFVRKFVLEEPSLNDIFIEKAGAAYE
- a CDS encoding YhzD family protein, with amino-acid sequence MAKYFLTAYDKKGNHLLNESFEAKDDKEAKETGEKRLLDEGLSKNPTRVVRESGGLVLFHP
- a CDS encoding PaaI family thioesterase; translated protein: MDPNHLSEKAIQAAKNHQVGTDATFLYSFLDFSFNYMKDEEKVKITCPVTEVMFNPIGFLHGGIVMYIADTAMAHLCASVIGSPSVSLEVKTQFFRTAREGKIEAEAYFTKRGGTIQFAECMLRDEEGRELAKVSGTFYTMGEK
- a CDS encoding HAD family hydrolase; this encodes MTYRLLALDIDGTLLKSNHKLTRETKEAVEYVKNKGVYVTLATGRTYPSARKVAKALKIEDHELITHDGAFVGSSLEEPMFVRRIDSDRVYQIVDILENYHCHIRLLHEKYALANRIKQKNHLVARMNMGVGDPLFYGVNFVESLSHHIIDQPVTVPKIRAHFWNEMERADALEELEEALEGCRFTASDPSSIDITEGSVSKARGLQIVGQKLGFSLSEMVAVGSYENDREMVEQVGLGVAMGHAPETVRNAADWVTRSNDQNGVGYMIKEVFRKQLNLSFS
- a CDS encoding YlbF family regulator gives rise to the protein MANPYDQAHELARVLKESEEFGKLKELHEVVNSDDVAKRMLDNFRQVQMELQQKQMQGAQISEEEIQNAQKQFELVQQHETISKLMEAEQRMSQVIGDINKIITEPLEELYGAQGEQGEGGQQ
- a CDS encoding DUF445 domain-containing protein gives rise to the protein MQTITVILMMILIGAFIGGLTNLIAIRMLFRPFKPVYIGRWKLPFTPGLIPKRRDEIAVQLGSLVTGHLITVEGVRSKLFDETLLEEVRTWFRRKVKEISSSEETLEGWWYSQSGGNWSSEDTRTRFTGAVTRSILKTADEYKSTPLDEWLPKPLLVQSRAKIPEITSTILQKGREYVRSPEGKQKIEEMVNRYFSTKGSFGGMVGRMVSNIPVSGRIQYELLRLLEDEKAREFIETQLMKEWNSVKGKSLDELLPDFNWEKRAEQLAQEVARKVPVLSEWDQPLGEWAHRYESRLTDTLMPAVLETLSAIIERNLQRMLLNLKIDEIVRDQVNSFPLPRLEQIILSIAKQELKMITLFGAVIGGSVGLVQGLIVLFVL
- a CDS encoding YheC/YheD family endospore coat-associated protein translates to MTLDFTRREHSIRFIQRDDSGTALRLFIPDSFAKEFDYKEGDTVTIRAGKWEKELQLMPVKDLPALCFGIHSSLFPFPQLLSTDTPFRLERYLKHEWRIGPVVGLLVNDAGSSPLSFGALSGFAEEMARHAAERNTLFFVYPFNQIWTPAGGSGFFRDGVSWITTDTPLPDVIYNRLSTASKEQSDAGKSLFSLLKQNHVPYFNERFIYKWEMHELLARHEHLHPFLPETVLASDRDGVLNMTRKHGQLYIKPVRGREGNGIIRLTCEPEGLCAEYPSDSGREPRIFRTFDKFYEALRPRLKKKPYLVQQGIPLFTVDDGLTDIRVLTVKNEAGEWQAVSKVARCGVKDQIVSNVAKGGEQRNAADVLTETFSEPYAFHLARLLNELAVEIASAIDSELGNTGVFGEFGIDIGISADGRPWILEVNTKPSKSADPFHDQTASVRPSVKTLIAFSRCLSGVFD
- a CDS encoding YheC/YheD family endospore coat-associated protein; the protein is MNIAFGILQLSSEQEKEYITQIALRGAASRTPVYVFTPADWDPETNLVQGRKFDPASLSFQEEEFVLPKIIYDRCFYNRSDESKKAMALVRQMKERTIFLGYGLPDKWKVYESLAANPTLQEYLPETKLLKPSNLITMLKKFKTVLIKPATGSGGKGIHTVTRTKSAFIWTDAHTGQQTSHRYTPDGLHEELVRRTGGLAYLIQPFLSLKNENDAPFDLRVVLRKNRSGVWNELGRGIRKGSSGGIVSNLNAGGTIVPSSEYTFTPDQQEQLDTILRTIGSCLEDAHHRLFELGVDFGIDAEGNLWILEVNSKPGLQTVLYTTGLKERIQVYEGPLVSYLHIRKWLLSKNKKHRKGARAAHEQNR
- a CDS encoding YheC/YheD family endospore coat-associated protein; translation: MNRIVKRWKITHHPKASVFLPSSFMEEQNLREGEPFTFQFGTKELTITIRQSAVNEFEMSEDVKERLYLPVHAPLALHADRQSRILAAGPHIGIYTAGFTQSLLRPAGDRSFLFSKYLIAARKAGISCFLFGAPHIQWEDGLVEGYVYDQEGWKKSLLPLPDVVYDRIPNRKTEAHPGYSEVRERLQNEYQIPWFNPGFFDKWKVHQSISGTDASRFLPETILGPDTAKVKAFLNTHHHVYIKPAKGSLGIGIHQILYVPEENMYYCRFRDHNKNRLRRYSSLQRLLKKQFPSGLRQMVVQQGIQLLSSDQKPVDFRIHTNKDEHGQWQVSAFAAKIAGIGSVTTHVKSGGKVKSLQELKHDTVITDRQYEALKQAALEISETIDREMDGHIGEIGFDFGIDTNDQIWMFEANSKPGRSIFSHPSLKRDDYHTRHLPFAYGTYLFKQMLRRDTPVYYR